A region of Triplophysa rosa linkage group LG16, Trosa_1v2, whole genome shotgun sequence DNA encodes the following proteins:
- the psma2b gene encoding proteasome_alpha_type_2 domain-containing protein yields the protein MADRGYSFSLTTFSPSGKLVQIEYALAAVAAGAPSVGIKASNGVVLATEKKQKSILYDEQSVHKVEPITKHIGIVYSGMGPDYRVLVRRARKLAQQYYLVYQEPIPTGQLVQRVASVMQEYTQSGGVRPFGVSLLIAGWDEDRPYLYQSDPSGAYFAWKATAMGKNHVNGKTFLEKRYNEDLELEDAIHTAILTLKESFEGQMTEDNIEVGICNEAGFRRLTPGEVKDYLAAIA from the exons ATGGCAGACCGGGGTTACAGTTTCTCTCTCACAACATTTAG CCCCTCTGGCAAATTGGTGCAGATTGAATATGCCTTAGCCGCGGTTGCAGCTGGTGCTCCGTCTGTAGGGATAAAAG CATCAAATGGAGTTGTTCTGGCAACCGAAAAGAAACAGAAATCTATATTGTATGATGAACAAAGCGTACACAAAGTTGAACCTATAACCAAACACATAGGCATAGTGTACAGTGGAATGGGTCCCGATTACAG GGTGCTGGTCAGAAGAGCAAGAAAACTGGCCCAGCAGTATTACCTGGTATACCAGGAGCCAATCCCCACAGGCCAGCTGGTACAGAGAGTGGCTTCAGTTATGCAAGAATACACACAGTCAGG TGGCGTGCGCCCATTTGGAGTCTCTCTTCTAATTGCTGGTTGGGATGAGGATCGCCCCTACTTATATCAATCAGACCCATcg GGAGCATATTTTGCCTGGAAAGCCACAGCAATGGGAAAGAACCATGTCAATGGAAAAACATTCCTGGAAAAAAG ATATAATGAAGATCTGGAACTTGAGGATGCTATACACACTGCCATCTTAACTTTAAAA GAAAGTTTTGAAGGTCAGATGACAGAGGACAATATAGAGGTGGGCATCTGCAATGAAGCAGGATTCCGCAGACTCACGCCTGGTGAGGTGAAGGATTACCTGGCAGCAATTGCTTAA
- the bmp8a gene encoding bone morphogenetic protein 8A — MEQNSSNHSATPLDKYETEFLPSYRSRGRKENCGNGGRIQSRQRLFPLAVFLPLCALLCIWGQVEGVAHSSFRRLSGREKKEMQKEILSLLGLPGRPRPHPPLRPPSSAPLFMLDLYHAVSSEDDDGPGLGFSPEVVSHAALPTLSTHTPPLGTVVSEADTVMSFVNLVEQEKDLLQPRPYWKEFRFDLTPLPQGETVTAAEFRIYKTLPVGWRANRTLHISVYEIQREKRYREPELVLLDMQSVPTGQEGWLAFDVTSASNRWLLNPRSNLGIRLYVETEEDRSLSAGWVGLVGRRGPRSKQPFMVTFFRASQAPCRPPRAVRHNNPRKKKPKYDLPHPNRPGIFDQNHASSGRQACKKHELYVSFSDLGWRDWVLAPPGYSAYYCDGECDYPLSSCMNATNHATIQALVHLLKPNEVPKACCAPTKLSPISVLFYDDNNNVILKKHRNMVVKHCGCL, encoded by the exons ATGGAACAGAACTCTTCAAACCACAGTGCCACACCACTGGACAAATATGAGACTGAGTTTTTACCGTCGTACCGCAGCAGAGGGAGGAAAGAGAACTGTGGCAACGGTGGCAGAATCCAAAGCCGACAGCGGCTTTTCCCTCTGGCTGTCTTCCTCCCTCTCTGCGCTCTGCTGTGCATTTGGGGTCAGGTGGAAGGGGTTGCACATTCCAGCTTTCGTAGGCTGAGCGGTCGGGAAAAGAAGGAGATGCAGAAGGAGATTTTGTCTCTTCTAGGGCTGCCCGGGCGACCGAGACCACACCCACCCCTACGCCCTCCTTCTTCTGCCCCACTTTTTATGCTGGACCTTTACCATGCTGTGTCATCTGAGGATGATGATGGACCAGGCTTGGGGTTTAGCCCAGAGGTTGTCAGCCACGCCGCACTGCCCACCTTAAGCACACACACGCCGCCCCTTGGCACGGTGGTCAGTGAGGCAGATACGGTTATGAGTTTTGTCAACTTGG TGGAGCAGGAGAAGGATTTACTCCAGCCTCGCCCTTATTGGAAAGAGTTCCGCTTCGATCTGACTCCGCTTCCTCAGGGAGAGACGGTGACCGCCGCTGAATTTCGTATCTATAAAACTCTTCCTGTGGGGTGGCGTGCAAATCGCACTCTTCATATCTCTGTCTATGAAATTCAGAGAGAGAAACGATACAG GGAGCCCGAGTTAGTACTGTTGGACATGCAGTCTGTGCCCACAGGTCAGGAAGGCTGGTTAGCATTTGATGTGACTTCTGCGAGCAATCGCTGGCTTCTCAATCCTCGAAGCAACCTTGGTATCCGTCTTTATGTGGAAACCGAGGAAG ACCGCTCATTGTCTGCCGGGTGGGTGGGTCTTGTTGGCCGTCGAGGGCCACGCTCTAAGCAGCCCTTCATGGTGACGTTTTTCAGAGCAAGTCAAGCCCCCTGCCGCCCACCTCGCGCTGTGAGACACAACAATCCTCGCAAGAAAAAGCCAAAGTATGACCTGCCACACCCCAACAGACCCGGCATATTTG ACCAAAATCATGCCAGCAGTGGACGCCAGGCCTGTAAAAAACATGAACTCTACGTCAGCTTCAGTGATCTTGGTTGGAGG GATTGGGTTTTGGCCCCTCCAGGATACTCTGCGTATTACTGTGATGGTGAATGTGACTATCCTTTGAGTTCCTGCATGAATGCCACAAACCATGCCACGATCCAGGCTCTG GTTCATCTTTTAAAGCCAAATGAAGTGCCTAAGGCCTGCTGTGCTCCAACCAAACTCAGCCCTATCTCTGTGCTCTTCTACGATGACAACAACAACGTCATTCTCAAAAAACATCGAAATATGGTAGTCAAGCACTGTGGCTGCTTATAA
- the ntaq1 gene encoding protein N-terminal glutamine amidohydrolase isoform X2, with protein MCIHQLLLIPIWKQKSSRGDQPVIWDYHVILLHRSKQGQSFIYDLDTILPFPCLFDVYSREAFRSDEHLRPDFWRKLRVIPANIYLQKFASDRSHMKHSDSSWRMPPPAYLCIETSDCKMNLEDFICMDVRVGYGDVYELSAFVPHFGVK; from the exons ATGTGTATACACCAGCTGTTACTG ATACCCATTTGGAAACAAAAATCCAGTCGAGGAGATCAACCAGTAATATGG GATTACCACGTTATTTTGCTACACAGAAGTAAACAAGGACAAAGCTTTATCTATGATCTAGACACAATTCTTCCCTTTCCTTGTTTATTTGATGTATATTCAAGGGAGGCCTTCAGATCTGATGAGCATTTAAGGCCTGATTTCTGGAG GAAGCTTCGTGTAATACCAGCAAACATCTACCTACAGAAGTTTGCTTCTGATCGGTCACATATGAAGCATTCTGATAGCAGCTGGCGTATGCCACCTCCTGCATATCTTTGTATTGAGACATCAG ACTGTAAAATGAATCTTGAAGACTTTATATGCATGGATGTAAGAGTGGGCTATGGAGACGTTTATGAACTTTCAGCATTTGTTCCACACTTTGGAGTAAAATAA
- the zgc:91910 gene encoding zinc finger protein 706-like, whose protein sequence is MARGQQKKQSQQKNAKKAAEKKKSQGADQKTAAKAALVHSCPVCRTQMPDPKTFKQHFESKHPKSPMPPELADVQA, encoded by the exons ATGGCTCGTGGGCAGCAGAAGAAACAGTCTCAACAAAAGAACGCAAAGAAAGCAGCCGAGAAGAAGAAATCTCAAGGAGCAGATCAGAAGACTGCAGCTAAAGCAGCACTTGTCCACTCATGTCCTGTCTGCAGG ACACAGATGCCAGAcccaaagacatttaaacagcaTTTCGAAAGCAAACATCCAAAGTCTCCTATGCCTCCAGAactggcagatgtgcaagcttAA
- the ntaq1 gene encoding protein N-terminal glutamine amidohydrolase isoform X1, translated as MNEERTLSEYASITPSRNECVYTSCYCEENVWKLCEYIRDKGTCSLDEVYAVFISNERKMIPIWKQKSSRGDQPVIWDYHVILLHRSKQGQSFIYDLDTILPFPCLFDVYSREAFRSDEHLRPDFWRKLRVIPANIYLQKFASDRSHMKHSDSSWRMPPPAYLCIETSDCKMNLEDFICMDVRVGYGDVYELSAFVPHFGVK; from the exons ATGAATGAAGAAAGAACTTTGTCTGAATATGCAAGTATTACTCCATCTAGAAATGAATGTGTATACACCAGCTGTTACTG TGAGGAGAATGTGTGGAAATTGTGCGAATATATAAGAGATAAGGGGACTTGCTCTTTGGATGAAGTGTATGCTGTCTTTATatctaatgaaagaaaaatg ATACCCATTTGGAAACAAAAATCCAGTCGAGGAGATCAACCAGTAATATGG GATTACCACGTTATTTTGCTACACAGAAGTAAACAAGGACAAAGCTTTATCTATGATCTAGACACAATTCTTCCCTTTCCTTGTTTATTTGATGTATATTCAAGGGAGGCCTTCAGATCTGATGAGCATTTAAGGCCTGATTTCTGGAG GAAGCTTCGTGTAATACCAGCAAACATCTACCTACAGAAGTTTGCTTCTGATCGGTCACATATGAAGCATTCTGATAGCAGCTGGCGTATGCCACCTCCTGCATATCTTTGTATTGAGACATCAG ACTGTAAAATGAATCTTGAAGACTTTATATGCATGGATGTAAGAGTGGGCTATGGAGACGTTTATGAACTTTCAGCATTTGTTCCACACTTTGGAGTAAAATAA